Within the Pseudomonas fulva genome, the region TGCGGTGCTGCCAGGTGAGCAACATGAAAAACAGCGTCAGGAAGCCACCGCAAATGATCAGGCCGGTCTTGCCGAAACTGAAGCCGCTCCACAGGATACCCAGCGCGCCCAGGATCAGCACCGGGCCGAGCACCCAATAGCGTTTGGTATTGGTGAACGCCATCTGCTCGGGCACCCGCTCGATGACCTGGGTGAGTTCGGCGATCATGGCGTCGCGCTGGGCACCACGCGGGTACACGACACCGTCATCGGAGAAGCGCGGTGACTGGGGTTGGTTCATCGGGAAAATCCTCGCAGCGAATGATGCGCGGATTATCCGACCCGGCAGACGGGCTGGGCAGCGCGGCGGCTGGCGCTCACAACAATCAGCCGCCTGTTCAAAGCTCTGCCGCCCCGGTCGAGCGCCTTAGCGGGCCTGCAGGTAGTCGGTGAGAAACGCCTGGGCATTGCCCTGCTCCGACAGGCCGTTGTCGTAGCCGACCATCATCGGCTTGGCCTCTCCCGGCAGATACAGCTCGCCCCAGCCGTTGCGCACCAGCAGCACCACGAATTTCTTGCCGTCGACCTGGGTACTGTAGCGGGTGTCTTCGGCGTTCTTCTCCACGTCCATGCGCTGGATACGCAGGTCCCAGTCATGGTCAACGCCCTCGACCTGCACCAGCGCCTGGTTGTCGCTGCGCGCGCCGATGCGCAGCGTCCATACCTTCACGCCCTGCTCACCGGAGAACGCCACCACCTTGGGCGCCACCTCCGGACGCTCCTCGGCCTGCACCAGGCCACCGAAGAGCGCCAGCACCATTGCCAGCACGGCCACACCACCGCGGAAAATCGTCATGCTTCTACTCCCGTCGAAATCGGCCATTGAAATCAACGTGATGCAGCGTGCCTAGCAGCGCAGCCGCGGCCCACAACAATAAGGCGTTCGATCACAACGACTGACGGTCGCAGGTCGATAACGTTAAGATGTCAAAGTGTGTCGACCGCCACCCAAGGATGCACCCTCGCCGATGCAACGCTGGACGCCCTACCTGGATACCCAATTCTGCTTCGAGCAACCTGCCGCGCTGGCCAAGGCAGGCGTGTTCGACGCCAGCACGCCGCGGGTGATGGGCAGCGCCATCGGGCATTACCGTGCCCGTACCGTGCGGCCGCACCTGCAGTATTTCGATTGCGACCTGCAATTCCCCGAGCCGCTGCGTATCCACAAGGTGCTGCCCGGCAGCCTGTGCATCGTGCAGGTGCTCGACGGCAGGTGGGAGCACCGCGTCGACGGTCATCTGCACCGCTACACGCCCGGCACGCCGCATCTGCTGGGGGTGAGTGAAAGCATGGAGGCCATCGACCAACTGCCGGCAGGCAGCCACGCGCGCATGGCCGGCTTGCGCATCGCCGGCGACTACCTGCATGAACTGGCCGAAGAAGACCCCGACCTGCAACCACTGCTCGGCCTGCTCGATGACGGCATCCGTTTCACCGAACTGCAGCGCTGCAAGGCCCTGGGCGGACTGCTGCAGCGCCTGTACCAGTCGCCCTACCACGGCGCCCTGGAGCGCCTGCATCAGGAAAGCCTGAGCCTGGCCGTGCTGGTGGAACTGGCGGCGCACCTCAAGGGCCGTGCCACGGCCGCACCGCAGCCGGTGCGCGGCCAGCGCGACCTGGCCTTCGAGGCACGCCGCCTGCTCGACGCCCGCCTGGAGCAGCCCCCTGGCAGCCAGGCACTGGCGCAGCAACTGGGCGTCGGCGAGACCACCCTGCGCCGTGCGTTCGGCCAGGTGTTCGGGCAGTCCATGTTGCAGTACGTGCGCCAGCAGCGCATGGAGCTGGCCCGCACCCTGCTGCGCCAACGCAAGTGGCAGGTGGCGCAGATCGCCTATCGCCTGGGCTACACCAGCCCGGCCAATTTCAGCCATGCCTATCGGGCGCACTTCGGCCACCCGCCAGGGGCGGAGCGCTAGAGAGAGATGGCCCGCCCCGCCGTCGGCAGGGCGGGCCTGCCGATCAGAGCTGGTCGCCCTTGAGGCCGGCGTACAGGCGGGTCATTTCGTTGAGCTGGCGGAACATCGATTCGGCGTTCACCGCCACGATGGTTGGCACGAACTCCTTGGAGGCGAACGCCTTGGTCGCGAACTGCCAGCGTGCATCGGTCTTGCGCAGGGCGGCAGCGATTTCCGGGTTCGGCGCGCCAGCGGCCTGCAGCTCCTTCATGATGTGATCGAACTCGATCACCGATGCCTCGAAGTTGGCATCCAGGTTCGGCGCCTGCACGCCCCAGGCGCGGGCCATGTAGAACATCGCGGTGCGCTGGGTGAGCACGCGGTTCCAGCCACTGCGGTTGATCGAGTGGGAAGCCGCGTCGCCGTTGTGCTTCTCGAACAGGTCGGTGACGTGCTGAGTCTGCTTCACCAGCTCCTCGGCCTTGGCCAGCACGGCCGGCGCCTGAGCCTTGTCCGGCTTGGCGGTGACCATGGCGCGGTAGGCCGTCCAGATCACCTCGACCTGGGCGAGGCCGGCCTGCACTTCGCTGTTGGTCGGGTGCGCCTTGAGCTTGGCGTGATGATCCTCGAACAGCGCGACGCTGGTATTGAGCTGCTTGGTGGCATCATCGACCTTCACGTCGGAGCCGATCATCATGTAGTCCTTGGCCATGATCTGCCCCAGGCTGCGCTGCAGGCCGGCCATGTTCATCGCTTCCAGCGGCGCCATTTCCGCCCAACTGGCGAAACTGACCAGGCCAAGGCCCAGCACCAGGGCCTGCATGCAACGTTTGATCAACTCGTGCTCCTCACGCGCAGCGCGCTATCGGCTGAATAAGGGTACGTCGAGCAGCCTTGGCTGCCAGCTTTTCGACGCCAACAATAGAACGGATTCTAATCCATACGCCCGCACCTGGGCTGTCGCAGATGGCTAAATGACAGCTAGACGGTCGGTCAGATTGGAGATTGGTGACAGCGATCACATTACCCCCGTCTAACGCGCCGCAGAGGCACTGACCAGGCAACGGCCAAAGCTGCCGAAAAGATAGCGAGGGCGGCCAGGGCGATCGACCGTGGAGGGGAACGAACGGTGCTCCGTGCGCCTGCCGGAACAGGCGCACGGGGCCGGCATCACACCGGGGTCTTGCTCTGCGCGTTGGCCTTGCGCTTGGCCCGCCGGGACAGCATGTTGAGGCCCTCGATGACCGCCGAGAAGGCCATCGCCGCGTACAGGTAGCCCTTCGGCACATGGGCACCGAAGCCTTCGGCGATCAGCGTCATGCCGATCATGATCAAAAAGCCCAGGGCCAGCATCACCACGGTCGGGTTGTTGTTGATGAAGCGCGCCAGCGGATCGGCCGCCAGCAGCATCACGGTCACCGCGGCGACCACGGCGACCACCATGATCGGCACGTGGGGCGTCATGCCCACGGCGGTGATGATGCTGTCCACCGAGAACACCAGGTCGAGCAGCAGGATCTGCACGATCACCGCACCGAAGCCGACGGTGGCGGCGCGGCCGACGAACATGTCGCCCTCGGGCTCGGGGTCCACGGCGTGGTGGATTTCCTTGGTGGCCTTCCACAACAGGAACAGGCCACCGGCGATCAGGATGATGTCCTTCCAGGAAAACGCCTGGCCGAACAGCTCGATCACCGGGTCGACCAATTTGACGATCCACGCCACGGTGCCCAGCAGGGCCAGGCGCAACACCAGTGCGGCACCGATACCCAGGCGGCGAGCCTTGGCGCGCTGATGCTCGGGCAGCTTGTTGGTGAGGATGGAAATGAAGATCAGGTTGTCGATGCCCAGTACCACTTCCATGACCACCAGGGTGGCCAGTGCGACCCAGGCAGCGGGGTCGCTCGTCAATTGCAGGATATAGTCCACGATCACGCACTTTATGGCTGAACAGAAGGCGCATTCTGAGCGTTTGCCCTAGCGGCGAATATGACAATTTGCGACAAATTATTTCCCCTTGTTACACAGCTGAAACGCCCGCAGCATGGGCTTCTGCGCCTGCCCGGGCAGCCGACGAGCAGCACAGATAAAGCGTGAACCGATGGTGCGACGCCGCGATCCATTGCGATCGTGCGCGCCAATCCGGCGCCCCTTGTTCAACTCACCGGGCGGCCAGCAGGATCACCACCAGCAACGCCAGCCCCAGGCAGCTGCCCTGCCAGAACAGCAGCGGGTTGCGCTCCAACAGCGGCACCCGATCGCGACGCAGCAGTGCCTGGCCGGGGTGGCGCAGCGCATGGGCGAATTCGTCGGGATCCTCGTAGCGCTTCAGCGGGTCCGGGTGGCAGCCCTTGCGCAACACGTCGTCGAGCCAGGGCGGCAGTCCGCGCCCCTGCCCGATGGGCGCGTAACGCAGGCGTGCCTGGGCACTGCGGGTGCGTGCCCGCGCCATGCCGGCGCCGTAGGGCAGCCGCCCGGTGAGCATCTGGTAGGCGATCACCGCCAGGGAGAACAGGTCAGAGCGCCCCGAGCCGGGCTCGCCCAGCCAGTACTCGGGGGCGCTGTATTGGGCGGTGCCGAGGATCGGGTCGTGGGCCTGGGGGCTGTCGATTTCCTGCAACCCGGCCACCCGGGTGGCACCGAAGTCGATGATCTTCACCGTGCCGGTGGCATCGATCATCAGGTTGGCCGGGCGCAGGTCCTGATGCAACATTTCCAGGCGATGGAAGGCGCGCAGGCCGCGGGCGATCTGCTCGACGATGCCGCGCACGGTCTCCAGCTCCGGCGCGGGGTGGTCGATCATCCACTGCGCCAGGGTCTGGCCTTCGATGAACTCGCTGACCGCGTACAGGTAGTGGCGCCGCCGTGTCGGCGCACAGGCCTTGAGCACATGGGGGCTGTCGATGCGCCGGGCGATCCACTCCTCCATGAGGAAACGCTCGAGGTAGCCGGCATCGTGCTGTAGGTCCAGCGCCGGGGTCTTGAGCACCACGGTGGCGCCGCTGCTCTCGTCGGTGGCCAGGTACACGTGGCTGCGGGCGCTGGCATGCAGCGGGCGGACGATGCGGTAGCCATCGAACGACTGGCGCGCTTCCAGCACGGGCGGGCACGGCAGCTCGCCGAGCTTGTGCTGCAACTCGTCGGCCTCGGCGTGCGGCAGGCTGTCGATGCGCACCAGTTGCAGGGTCAGGTTGTCGTCGCTGCCATTGGCCAGGGCCTGCTCGACGATGGCCTGGGCGGCCTGTTGCAGGTCGCCCACATGCTCGTCGATGCAGCGCTGCATGGCACGCGCCTCGACGAATTCGTAGACGCCGTCGGTGGCCAGCAGAAACAGGTCGCCCGCCTCCAGAGCCAGCGCCTGGTAGTCGATTTCCAGCTGCGGCCCGATACCCAGAGCGCGGCTCAGGTAGCTCCTGCCCTCGCCGACCCAGAGGCGATGATCGCGGGTCAGCGGCTCCAGATCGCCGCCGCGCAGGCGGTAGATGCGCGTGTCGCCGACGTGGAACAGGTGCGCGGTGGTGGATTTCAGCACCAGCGCGCTGAAGGTGCATACATGGCCACGGTCCATGTCGTAGCGGTGCTGGCCGCGCCGGGTCTGGGCGTGCAGCCAGGCATTGGTGGCGCTGAGCACGCGGGTCACCGAGGTCTTCACCGACCAGGCGTCGCTGGTGCTGAAGTAATCGGAGAGAAACGCCGCCACCGCCGTTTCACTGGCGATATGGCTGACGTCGCTGCTGCTGATGCCATCGGCCAGGGCGACGGCGATGCCCTTGCTGCTCAGTTGCGGCTCAAAGGGCACGCACAGACCGTGGAAGTCCTGGTTGCGGGGCTTGCGACCCTTGTCCGAATACTGGCCGACGCTGACCTGCAGCTGGCTCTTCCTGCCCGTCCACAGGTGTTCGGCAGTGGCCATCTCAGTTGTAGGTGCGCCTGGCGCCGGTCTTCACGTGGGTGGTGTACAGCGTCAGGCCGGTAAAGGCCAGGCCGCCGACCAGGTTGCCCAGCGCGGTGGGGATCTCGTTCCAGATCATGTAGTCCATCACCGAGAAATCACCGCCCAGGATGATGCCCGAGGGGAACAGGAACATGTTCACCACCGAGTGCTCGAAGCCCATGAAGAAGAACAGCATGATGGGCATCCACATGGCGATGGTCTTGCCGCTGACGGTGGTGGAGATCATCGCGCCGACCACGCCCATCGACACCATCCAGTTGCACAGCACGCCGCGCAGGAAGATGGTCGCCCAGCCCGCCGCGCCGTATTCGGCATAGCCCAGGGTGCGGTCTTCGCCGATGTGCGAGATCTTCTCGCCGATCAGGCCGGGGTCCTTGGAAAAGCCGTAGGTGAACACGAAGGCCATCATGAAGGCCACGGTCAGGGCGCCGGCGAAGTTGCCGAGAAACACCAGGCCCCAGTTGCGCAGAATGCCGCCCACGGTGACGCCGGGACGTCGGTCGAGCAGCGCCAGCGGGGTGAGCATGAACACCCCGGTAAGCAGGTCGAAGCCCATCAGGTAGAGCATCACGAAACCGACCGGAAACAGCACCGCGCCGAGCAGCGGCGAGCCGGTGCCGACGCTCACGGCAATGGCGAAGACCGCCGCCAGGGACAGGATGGCGCCCGCCATGAAGGCGCGGATCAGGGTATCGCGGGTCGACATGAAGATCTTCGACTCACCGGCATCCACCATCTTGGTGACGAATTCGGCAGGAACCAGGTAGGACATGCTGACGCTCTCTCAAATGAACCAGACAGGTTGAAAACGGCGACTGCTGATCAGCCGCCAAATACGCTCAGGCCGCCAGGCCGATCTCCACGGTGTCGCCATTGAGGCGCACCGGCCACACGCGCAGGCGCTGCTCCGGGTACTCCAGGCAGGTGCCGTCACGCAGGCGAAAGTGCTGCTTGTAGAGCGGCGAGGCGATAACCAGGTCGCCCTTGATCTGGCCGATCAGGCCGCGGCCGATGACGTTGGCACCGGATTTCGGGTCGCGGTTCTCCACGGCGAACAGCTGCTCGCCGGCTTCGCTGTCCGGCAGGTGGAACAGGGCGATCTGCGCGCCGTCGAGCCAGGCCACCACCCCGGAGTTGGCGACCAGGTCCTGGCTGCGGCACAGCGGCTGCCATTCGGTGGCAGGAAGCGATTGGGCACGCACGGCATTGAACTGGCTCATCAGAGCACCTCCTCGGTAACGGGAATCAGGTGGAGTTCGCTGGCGGTGATGGGGCGGCGCTGACCGCGCTCCTTGACGAAATGGATGTCCGGGTCGGCGCGCTTGTCGTTGACGAAGGTGCGGAAGCGCTTGAGCTTCTCCGGATCCTTGAGGGCGCCCGCCCACTCGCATTCGTAGCGGTCGACCACCAGTTGCATCTGCGCTTCCAGCTCGGCGGCCAGGCCCAGGCTGTCGTCGAGGATCACCGCCTTGAGGTAATCCAGACCGCCCTCCAGCGACTCGCGCCACACCGAGGTGCGCTGCAGCTTGTCGGCGGTACGGATGTAGAACATCAGCACGCGATCGATGGTGCGGATCAGCGCCTCGTCGTCCAGATCGGTGGCAAACAGCTCGGCATGCCGCGGGCGCATGCCGCCGTTGCCGCACACGTAGAGGTTCCAGCCCTTGTCGGTGGCGATCACGCCGATGTCCTTGCTCTGCGCCTCGGCGCACTCGCGGGTGCAGCCGCTGACCGCGAACTTGATCTTGTGGGGCGCGCGCAGGCCCTTGTAGCGATCCTCCAGGCGCAGCGCCATGCCGACGCTGTCCTGTACGCCATAGCGGCACCAGGTGCTGCCCACGCAGGACTTCACGGTGCGCAGCGACTTGCCGTAGGCGTGGCCGGTCTCGAATCCGGCGGCGATCAATTCGCCCCAGATGTCCGGCAGCTCGTGCAACTGCGCGCCGAACAGGTCGATGCGCTGGCCGCCGGTGATCTTGGTGTAGAGGTCGTACTTCTTCGCCACGGCGCCGATGGCCAGCAGGCCGTCCGGGGTGATCTCGCCGCCGGGGATGCGCGGCACCACCGAGTAGGTGCCGTTCTTCTGCATGTTGGCCATGAAGGTGTCGTTGGTGTCCTGTAGCGGAATCAGCGCCGGATCGGTGATCGGCTGGTTCCAGCACGAGGCGAGGATCGAGCCCACCGCCGGTTTGCAGATGTCGCAGCCGGTGTGGCCGCGGCCATGCTTGGCCAGCAGTTCCTCGAAACTGAGCACGCCTTCCACGCGGACGATGGCGTACAGCTCCTGGCGGGTATGGGCGAAGTGCTCGCAGAGGCTCTTGTCGACCGCCACGCCACGGGCGCTCAGCTCGTGCTCGAAGACCTGCTTGAGCAGCGCGCTGCAGCCGCCGCAGCCGCTGCCGGCCTTGGTGATGGCCTTGAGCTCGCCGAGGTCGGTGATGCCGGCGTCGACCTGGCAGCACACCGCGCCCTTGCTGACGTTGTGGCAGGAGCAGATGGTAGCGGTATCCGGCAACGCATCGGCGCCCAGGGTCGGCGCACCGTCGGAGAGCGGCAGGATCAGGCTCGACGGATCGGCCGGCAGCTTGATGCCGTTCTGGGCGTACTGCAGCAGGGTGTCGTAGTAGCTGTTGTCGCCGACCAGCACGGCGCCGATGACCCGCTGGCCATCCGCCGAGACCACCAGGCGGCGGTAACTGGCACCCGCTTCGTCGATGTAGCGGTAGCTCTTGGCGCCCGGCGTGGCCCCGTGGGCATCGCCGATGGAGCCGACATCCACGCCGAGCAGCTTGAGCTTGGTCGACATGTCGGCACCGGTGAAGGGTTCATGGGGCTCACCGGCCAGTTGCGCGGCCACGGCGCGAGCCATGCTGTAGCCGGGCGCCACCAGGCCGAATACCGTGCCGTTCCAGGACGCGCATTCGCCGATGGCATAAATCAAAGGGTCACTGGTGCGGCAATCGTTGTCGACCACTACGCCGCCACGCGGGGCGATATCGAGGCCGGCGGCGCGGCCCAGGGCGTCCTGGGGGCGAATGCCGGCGGAGAACAGGATCAGGTCGGTCTCCAGATACTCACCGTCATTGAAATTCATACGGTAGGCGTATTCCTCACCGATGACGATTTCCTGGGTGGCGCGTGACAGATGCACGCCTACGCTCAGCGCCTCGATGCGCGCCCGCAGCGCGTCGCCGCCATCGGTGTCCAGCTGCACCGGCATCAGCCGCGGCGCGAACTCCACCACATGGGCTTCCAGGCCGAGGGACTTCAATGCATTGGCCGCTTCCAGGCCGAGCAAGCCGCCGCCGACCACCACGCCCCGGCGGGCGCCTGCGGCGGCGCTGCGGATGCCATCGAGATCGTCCAGGGTGCGGTAGACCAGGCGCGAATTGCCTTCGGCACCGGGGATCGGCGGCACGAACGGATAGGACCCGGTGGCCAGCACCAGACGGTCGTAGCCACGACGCCCCTGGCTGGTGACCACTTCGCGCGCCTCACGGTCGATCTCCAGCACCGGCTCACCCAGGTGCAGGTGCACGCCATTGCTGGCGTACAGATCGGCCTCGCCGAGGGCCAGGGCTTCGGCATCCTTGCCGGAGAAGTACTCGGACAGGTGCACGCGGTCATAGGCGCGCTGACGCTCTTCGCCATATACGTGCACCTGATAGCGGTGCAGCGCGCCACTGGCGATCAATTGCTCGATACAGTGGTGGCCGACCATGCCGTTGCCGATGACGATCAGGGTCTCGCGCTTGATCGATGTGACGATGGAGTTCATAGCCTGCCCTCTGTCTGCTGCGCTATCACGGTTTTGCAACGCCCCAAGGCTGGCCAGCAGAAACGGCAGGCCAAAAAAAAGACGCCTGGAGCTGTTGTCAGCTTCAGGCGTCTTTGCCTTGGATTCGGTTATGTGGGGTGAGCATGGCTGCCCACCGGCCCCATCGTTGATGGGTGCACAAGCTCGATAGCAGGTTGCATGCCAGGGCGTTGAAAATAGCGGAAAGGCCAGTGAATACGGGCCTGGCGGGCGACCGCATGCGGGAGTGGCCGGCGAAGGATACGAACCAAGATGAAGCAGCAAGCCCTGAAACTCACCATATCGGGGCAAGCAAAAAGGTGTCCGAGGCAAGCCCGGGAGGGGCGCAGATAACAGCGAAAGCCATCGCTGGCCAACGGGTTTCACCCACATCACACGTGGGAGGGCGCCATGCGCCCGAATGTCGCGGGCATGGCGCCCTCCCACATGGATATGCGACACCATCCTACGCTTGGCTAGCTCCCACGCGGCCTTGTGTCGCAGCAGCACAGTGCCGGGGCAGACGCCATACGCCAGGCGCAACCGCCACTTACAGCACGCCCCATGGCAGGGATCGCCGGCTCCGTTATCATGGTGCGATCAATGCCCCACGAGATGCCCATGCCACGTTTTATCTGCCTCTTGCTGTTGCTCGTCGTCCTGCCTGCCGGCGCCGGGATGTTCGACAGCCGTCCGAATGCCGCGCCCCTGGGCCAGGCGCTGAACAACAGCGCTGACTTCCTGCCGATACGCGAGGCCTTCACGCTCAGCCTGGTCGAGAGCTCGCCGACGTCGGCGAAGGTGCGCTTCGTGGCGGCCGAGGGCTATTACCTGTATCGCCACCAGTTCAAGTTCAAGGTCGAACCGGCCGCGCTGGCCGGCGCCCCCGTCGAGGTGCCGCAAGGCCTGCACAAGAACGATCAGTACTTCGGCGACGTGCAGGTGTTCTACGAAGTACTGGATGTCGAC harbors:
- a CDS encoding helix-turn-helix transcriptional regulator, whose translation is MQRWTPYLDTQFCFEQPAALAKAGVFDASTPRVMGSAIGHYRARTVRPHLQYFDCDLQFPEPLRIHKVLPGSLCIVQVLDGRWEHRVDGHLHRYTPGTPHLLGVSESMEAIDQLPAGSHARMAGLRIAGDYLHELAEEDPDLQPLLGLLDDGIRFTELQRCKALGGLLQRLYQSPYHGALERLHQESLSLAVLVELAAHLKGRATAAPQPVRGQRDLAFEARRLLDARLEQPPGSQALAQQLGVGETTLRRAFGQVFGQSMLQYVRQQRMELARTLLRQRKWQVAQIAYRLGYTSPANFSHAYRAHFGHPPGAER
- a CDS encoding type IV pili methyl-accepting chemotaxis transducer N-terminal domain-containing protein, giving the protein MIKRCMQALVLGLGLVSFASWAEMAPLEAMNMAGLQRSLGQIMAKDYMMIGSDVKVDDATKQLNTSVALFEDHHAKLKAHPTNSEVQAGLAQVEVIWTAYRAMVTAKPDKAQAPAVLAKAEELVKQTQHVTDLFEKHNGDAASHSINRSGWNRVLTQRTAMFYMARAWGVQAPNLDANFEASVIEFDHIMKELQAAGAPNPEIAAALRKTDARWQFATKAFASKEFVPTIVAVNAESMFRQLNEMTRLYAGLKGDQL
- a CDS encoding TerC family protein; amino-acid sequence: MDYILQLTSDPAAWVALATLVVMEVVLGIDNLIFISILTNKLPEHQRAKARRLGIGAALVLRLALLGTVAWIVKLVDPVIELFGQAFSWKDIILIAGGLFLLWKATKEIHHAVDPEPEGDMFVGRAATVGFGAVIVQILLLDLVFSVDSIITAVGMTPHVPIMVVAVVAAVTVMLLAADPLARFINNNPTVVMLALGFLIMIGMTLIAEGFGAHVPKGYLYAAMAFSAVIEGLNMLSRRAKRKANAQSKTPV
- a CDS encoding bifunctional protein-serine/threonine kinase/phosphatase, which codes for MATAEHLWTGRKSQLQVSVGQYSDKGRKPRNQDFHGLCVPFEPQLSSKGIAVALADGISSSDVSHIASETAVAAFLSDYFSTSDAWSVKTSVTRVLSATNAWLHAQTRRGQHRYDMDRGHVCTFSALVLKSTTAHLFHVGDTRIYRLRGGDLEPLTRDHRLWVGEGRSYLSRALGIGPQLEIDYQALALEAGDLFLLATDGVYEFVEARAMQRCIDEHVGDLQQAAQAIVEQALANGSDDNLTLQLVRIDSLPHAEADELQHKLGELPCPPVLEARQSFDGYRIVRPLHASARSHVYLATDESSGATVVLKTPALDLQHDAGYLERFLMEEWIARRIDSPHVLKACAPTRRRHYLYAVSEFIEGQTLAQWMIDHPAPELETVRGIVEQIARGLRAFHRLEMLHQDLRPANLMIDATGTVKIIDFGATRVAGLQEIDSPQAHDPILGTAQYSAPEYWLGEPGSGRSDLFSLAVIAYQMLTGRLPYGAGMARARTRSAQARLRYAPIGQGRGLPPWLDDVLRKGCHPDPLKRYEDPDEFAHALRHPGQALLRRDRVPLLERNPLLFWQGSCLGLALLVVILLAAR
- a CDS encoding formate/nitrite transporter family protein, which translates into the protein MSYLVPAEFVTKMVDAGESKIFMSTRDTLIRAFMAGAILSLAAVFAIAVSVGTGSPLLGAVLFPVGFVMLYLMGFDLLTGVFMLTPLALLDRRPGVTVGGILRNWGLVFLGNFAGALTVAFMMAFVFTYGFSKDPGLIGEKISHIGEDRTLGYAEYGAAGWATIFLRGVLCNWMVSMGVVGAMISTTVSGKTIAMWMPIMLFFFMGFEHSVVNMFLFPSGIILGGDFSVMDYMIWNEIPTALGNLVGGLAFTGLTLYTTHVKTGARRTYN
- the nirD gene encoding nitrite reductase small subunit NirD, coding for MSQFNAVRAQSLPATEWQPLCRSQDLVANSGVVAWLDGAQIALFHLPDSEAGEQLFAVENRDPKSGANVIGRGLIGQIKGDLVIASPLYKQHFRLRDGTCLEYPEQRLRVWPVRLNGDTVEIGLAA
- the nirB gene encoding nitrite reductase large subunit NirB — encoded protein: MNSIVTSIKRETLIVIGNGMVGHHCIEQLIASGALHRYQVHVYGEERQRAYDRVHLSEYFSGKDAEALALGEADLYASNGVHLHLGEPVLEIDREAREVVTSQGRRGYDRLVLATGSYPFVPPIPGAEGNSRLVYRTLDDLDGIRSAAAGARRGVVVGGGLLGLEAANALKSLGLEAHVVEFAPRLMPVQLDTDGGDALRARIEALSVGVHLSRATQEIVIGEEYAYRMNFNDGEYLETDLILFSAGIRPQDALGRAAGLDIAPRGGVVVDNDCRTSDPLIYAIGECASWNGTVFGLVAPGYSMARAVAAQLAGEPHEPFTGADMSTKLKLLGVDVGSIGDAHGATPGAKSYRYIDEAGASYRRLVVSADGQRVIGAVLVGDNSYYDTLLQYAQNGIKLPADPSSLILPLSDGAPTLGADALPDTATICSCHNVSKGAVCCQVDAGITDLGELKAITKAGSGCGGCSALLKQVFEHELSARGVAVDKSLCEHFAHTRQELYAIVRVEGVLSFEELLAKHGRGHTGCDICKPAVGSILASCWNQPITDPALIPLQDTNDTFMANMQKNGTYSVVPRIPGGEITPDGLLAIGAVAKKYDLYTKITGGQRIDLFGAQLHELPDIWGELIAAGFETGHAYGKSLRTVKSCVGSTWCRYGVQDSVGMALRLEDRYKGLRAPHKIKFAVSGCTRECAEAQSKDIGVIATDKGWNLYVCGNGGMRPRHAELFATDLDDEALIRTIDRVLMFYIRTADKLQRTSVWRESLEGGLDYLKAVILDDSLGLAAELEAQMQLVVDRYECEWAGALKDPEKLKRFRTFVNDKRADPDIHFVKERGQRRPITASELHLIPVTEEVL